A window of [Clostridium] innocuum genomic DNA:
TTTCATCATAGGATTCTTTTTCTCAAGTTTTTTGAAAATTGGAAACATCGGAATCACACTGGTTGCAGTTGTCTGTGTCGCTATGGCGTACTACAATGACAATAAGCAGGAAGCATAAGGAAAGGGGTATATGGACATGGCTGAAATTAATACAAAACTTACAAAAAAAGATTTATGGAAACTGTTCTTCTATTCTGAAGGATTTGTTACCGGCTTCAACTATGAAAAACAGGAAGCCCCTGGATTCGTCTTCTCCATGATTCCGGTGCTGGAAAAAGTATACAGCGATCCAGAAGAGAAAAAAGACGCGTATCGTAGACATACAGAACTGTTCCTTACAGAAGCGCGTCTTTCTCACTTCGTCATTGGTTTAACAGCCGCAATGGAAGAACGCAATGCCAATGAACATGACTTTGATCCTGTCAGTATCGGTGCCATTAAATCAGCACTTATGGGACCTCTCGCTGGCATTGGTGATTCCCTGTATCATGGAACACTGCGTCCGATCATGGCAGGTTTGGCTATCTCCATGGTTATCGCCAGCAATTATACAAGTGTTCTAGGGCCTGTTATCTTTGTTGCTGTTATGGCAATCGTAGGTCAGGTAATACGTTACATCGGTATTTTCAAAGGCTATGAAAAAGGAGTCGCATTTGTAGGTGCCATGCAGAGCAGTGGTATGATTTCCAAGATGACACGTTATGCAGGTATTGCTGCTTATGTTGTCATTGGTGGCTTCGTAAGTAACTTTGTTTCTATGTCAATTCCATGGTCTTATATGGCTGGTGAGACAGAGGTAAGTATTCAGACGACACTGGATAGAATGGTTCCAGGTCTTCTGCCTGTATTATATACATTGCTGATGCTATGGCTGATGAAGAAAA
This region includes:
- a CDS encoding PTS system mannose/fructose/sorbose family transporter subunit IID codes for the protein MAEINTKLTKKDLWKLFFYSEGFVTGFNYEKQEAPGFVFSMIPVLEKVYSDPEEKKDAYRRHTELFLTEARLSHFVIGLTAAMEERNANEHDFDPVSIGAIKSALMGPLAGIGDSLYHGTLRPIMAGLAISMVIASNYTSVLGPVIFVAVMAIVGQVIRYIGIFKGYEKGVAFVGAMQSSGMISKMTRYAGIAAYVVIGGFVSNFVSMSIPWSYMAGETEVSIQTTLDRMVPGLLPVLYTLLMLWLMKKKKANPILLMLLTMAVGVIGYACGILAS